The following are encoded together in the Malaya genurostris strain Urasoe2022 chromosome 3, Malgen_1.1, whole genome shotgun sequence genome:
- the LOC131437692 gene encoding uncharacterized protein LOC131437692, with the protein MVFVRPMLSSARRIPMIKFRKGGPYLDSGNTGHQTAAAAGAPITAQTRSVSSGEAIEEWQLPARYRRKPIDIVEMEWINRGGPPL; encoded by the exons ATGGTATTCGTCCGACCGATGTTGAGTTCGGCTCGTCGTATTCCTATGATCAAATTTCGAAAAGGCGGTCCATATTTAGATAGCGGTAACACCGGACACCAAACGGCCGCCGCTGCAGGTGCACCAATAACAGCACAAACT AGATCTGTTTCTTCGGGTGAGGCCATTGAGGAATGGCAGCTGCCGGCTCGGTATCGAAGAAAACCAATTGATATCGTCGAGATGGAATGGATCAATCGTGGAGGACCTCCACTCTAG